In the Syngnathus scovelli strain Florida chromosome 8, RoL_Ssco_1.2, whole genome shotgun sequence genome, one interval contains:
- the LOC125973778 gene encoding uncharacterized protein, producing MKMWSAARLVIVLGICGTCTALSSCPAGWHHFREHCYYFSQDYQNWRRAEYNCLTMGSHLTSIWDGDELLLVKAIMKYNEHAQIWVGLWHFKDQHWRWTDGTLYFYHMTHWSRSEPRKIKWFACGKLYDSLHSMDCFSRLRYICKRHLDETPLTFPKCPHVTCPSIPPCPNLTLPTIPAPTTCPPSPPATTCPSCTTPTVALLPADPSPTMQTSTNWELVTCGSPTGQPSCSSRDVTCSCLLTMVANPKGGFQAAIDEGLAVGRSIVIRGRAKTNVTKLLFNLNVHKDGDGDDDEDDGDEGGGDSSNKITTGLHLKFDLAKQMVLVNSKVAGTWGNKQTKNLPQHRPFGPGHAFKIVIKCGVSAFNITFNDDLQLDLKYAVSDLQSINWLEGWQVMLTSVQLV from the exons ATGAAGAtgtggtccgccgcgaggcttgTCATCGTGCTTGGCATTTGTGGGACCTGTACAG CACTGTCTTCCTGTCCAGCGGGCTGGCATCACTTCAGGGAGCACTGTTACTACTTTTCCCAAGATTACCAGAACTGGAGGCGGGCTGAGTACAACTGTCTGACCATGGGAAGCCACCTGACGAGCATTTGGGATGGAGATGAGCTA CTCTTGGTGAAAGCCATCATGAAATATAATGAACACGCACAGATTTGGGTTGGCCTGTGGCATTTTAAGGACCAGCACTGGAGGTGGACTGACGGGACACTTTACTTTTACCATATGAC GCATTGGAGTAGATCAGAGCCGAGGAAAATAAAGTGGTTTGCATGTGGCAAGCTATATGACTCCTTGCATTCCATGGACTGTTTTTCCCGCTTGCGATACATCTGCAAGCGTCACTTGG ACGAGACTCCTCTTACTTTTCCCAAATGTCCTCATGTAACTTGCCCCTCTATTCCCCCATGTCCTAATCTTACCCTTCCCACAATTCCTGCTCCTACTACCTGTCCTCCGAGTCCCCCTGCTACGACCTGTCCTTCGTGTACCACTCCTACCGTTGCCCTTCTTCCTGCTGACCCTTCTCCTACCATGCAAACATCGACCAATTGGGAACTTGTCACCTGTGGGAGCCCCACCGGTCAACCGTCGTGTTCTTCCCGTGACGTCACGTGCTCGTGCCTGCTCACCATGGTTGCTAACCCG aAAGGCGGATTCCAAGCTGCCATTGATGAAGGCCTTGCCGTGGGCCGCAGCATCGTTATCAGAGGGCGAGCCAAGACCAATGTCACCAA GCTCTTATTCAACCTGAACGTGCACAAGGATGGCGACGGCGATGACGACGAGGACGACGGCGACGAAGGCGGCGGCGACAGCAGCAACAAAATCACGACGGGGCTACACCTGAAATTTGACTTGGCAAAACAAATGGTCTTGGTCAACTCCAAAGTGGCCGGCACTTGGGGCAACAAGCAGACCAAGAACTTACCCCAACACCGCCCTTTTGGTCCCGGACATGCCTTCAAG ATTGTCATCAAGTGTGGTGTTTCCGCTTTCAACATAACCTTCAACGACGACCTCCAGCTGGACCTCAAATATGCTGTGAGCGACCTGCAAAGCATCAACTGGCTGGAGGGGTGGCAGGTGATGCTGACCAGCGTCCAGCTGGTCTGA